The genome window TCTTCAACATCAGGAATATAAACTTTTTCTACATCTTGAGCTGTACGAATAGGATTCTCTAACCACGGACCAACACCAGGTTTCATCTCGAAATTCATTCCCATTGCTTGTGGTACAACCAAAATATCCGAAAAGATAATGGCTGCATCCAACGGAAAACGACGAATTGGTTGAACTGTAATTTCAGCCGCTAATTCTGGCGTTTGACAACGTGTAAAGAAATCATATTTATCTCTCAATTCGATAAATTCTGGTAAATAACGTCCTGCTTGACGCATCATCCACACTGGCGGACGCTCTACCTCCTCACCTCTCAATGCTTTTAAAAGCAAATCATTTTTTATCATTGATGTATTTTTTTATATTTTCGATAACCACTTCCACCAATGGTGTTTGCGCAGTTATAATTTCATGATTTGGATAAACTTCTTGTATCGCAGAAGTTGTTGTATTTCCGATTGTAAAAATACGCGAACTTTCCGAAATTTCATTTTGTTGATGAAATGCTTTGAATGATAACGGACTAAAAAAAGCATACGCATCAAAAGTTTCATTTAATTGATAAACAACCTGTTCTGATTGATATGTAATGATTTGATTGACTTCTTGATTTGCTTTTGACAATTCATTCACCAACAAATCTCGGCGCGAAGAACCGCACAAGAAATTCCATTTCGGAGAATAATTTCCTGAAATCAATTTCGGAGCTAAATCTTCTGCATAATCTTCAATCAACACAACCTTTCTGTTTTGCGCTTTTAGTTTTTCTGCCGTTTTTTTTCCAACAACAAAAAAATGACCATTCAATTCCAATCCTTGAATGGCATTTACTGTATTTTGACTCGTCACAATAAATTGATGAACGGATTCATCAATCTGTGCAGAAATTTCATTTTTCGAAGTCAATTCGATTTGTAAAGTTGGTTTACAAACCACCTCAACATCAGTTCCAAATTCTTTTTCAAGTAATTCAGGAGAAATTAACTTCGTGAATAAAATCTTCGTTCGCACTATTTCGTTCCGATTTCTTTTTTAATTTCTTCAATCATTTT of Empedobacter falsenii contains these proteins:
- a CDS encoding uroporphyrinogen-III synthase is translated as MRTKILFTKLISPELLEKEFGTDVEVVCKPTLQIELTSKNEISAQIDESVHQFIVTSQNTVNAIQGLELNGHFFVVGKKTAEKLKAQNRKVVLIEDYAEDLAPKLISGNYSPKWNFLCGSSRRDLLVNELSKANQEVNQIITYQSEQVVYQLNETFDAYAFFSPLSFKAFHQQNEISESSRIFTIGNTTTSAIQEVYPNHEIITAQTPLVEVVIENIKKYINDKK